One Fuerstiella marisgermanici DNA window includes the following coding sequences:
- a CDS encoding DUF1501 domain-containing protein translates to MKPKNFCGRTRREMLWQAGAGFTGLGLTALLDQDGFLSQQSVAADAETAWTNPLAEKEPHFTPKAKNVIFFYCYGGPSHIDTFDYKPDMYGMDGKTIEVKTFGRGGHKNQGRIVEPRWKFKQYGECGKWVSDLFPHLGTCVDDISFIHSMTADSPIHGSAMLMMNSGKVLSGHPCLGSWVNYGLGSENQDLPGFVVMLDPRGGPISGAKNWSSGYMPATYQATVMRSQGDPILDLSPPDELASGGQRRLLDTLREYNQAHQAPRHDNSNLAARIASYELAFRMQAEAPEAVDIAQESKATQELYGLNDPKCSTVGKQCLLARRLVERGVRMVQIYSGGAHNDDNWDAHGDLEDNHNLHAAETDKPLAGLINDLKQRDMLKDTLIVWGGEFGRQPTAEYAKGTGRDHNSYGFTMWMAGGGIKGGTSIGTTDELGGRAVDDKFHVKHLHATILHQMGLDPEKLTYFFGGLDNKLVGVEGAQPIWKVMS, encoded by the coding sequence ATGAAACCGAAAAACTTCTGCGGCCGTACGCGTCGCGAAATGCTGTGGCAGGCGGGCGCCGGATTTACGGGGCTGGGCCTGACCGCACTACTGGATCAGGACGGCTTTTTGTCGCAGCAATCTGTTGCGGCCGACGCGGAGACCGCGTGGACAAACCCACTGGCAGAAAAGGAGCCTCATTTCACGCCCAAGGCGAAGAATGTAATCTTCTTTTACTGCTACGGCGGCCCCAGCCACATTGATACCTTCGACTATAAACCCGACATGTACGGCATGGACGGTAAGACGATCGAAGTCAAAACATTCGGTCGTGGCGGCCACAAAAATCAGGGTCGCATCGTCGAGCCTCGCTGGAAGTTCAAGCAGTACGGCGAATGCGGCAAATGGGTGAGCGACCTGTTTCCACACTTGGGCACATGCGTTGACGATATTTCGTTTATTCATTCGATGACGGCCGATTCTCCAATCCATGGTTCCGCCATGCTGATGATGAATTCCGGCAAGGTGCTTAGCGGTCATCCGTGTCTGGGCTCGTGGGTGAACTACGGACTGGGCAGTGAAAATCAGGACCTGCCTGGCTTTGTCGTGATGCTGGATCCGCGAGGCGGCCCGATCAGTGGGGCGAAGAACTGGAGCAGCGGTTACATGCCGGCCACATATCAGGCCACGGTCATGCGTTCGCAGGGCGACCCGATTCTGGACCTTTCGCCGCCGGATGAACTGGCCAGCGGTGGGCAGCGCAGACTTCTGGATACGCTGCGAGAATACAATCAGGCACACCAGGCACCGCGGCACGACAACAGTAACCTGGCGGCAAGAATCGCTTCGTATGAACTCGCGTTTCGCATGCAGGCCGAAGCTCCCGAAGCGGTTGACATCGCTCAGGAATCAAAGGCCACGCAGGAACTGTACGGCTTGAACGATCCGAAGTGCTCAACCGTCGGCAAGCAATGTCTGCTCGCGCGGCGTTTGGTCGAACGAGGCGTGCGGATGGTGCAAATCTATTCCGGTGGAGCTCACAACGACGACAACTGGGACGCTCACGGCGACCTTGAAGATAACCACAATCTGCACGCAGCCGAAACGGACAAACCACTGGCCGGATTGATCAACGACCTTAAACAGCGAGACATGTTGAAGGACACGCTGATCGTTTGGGGTGGCGAGTTTGGTCGACAGCCAACGGCAGAATACGCCAAGGGAACTGGTCGAGATCACAACAGCTACGGCTTTACCATGTGGATGGCCGGCGGCGGTATCAAGGGCGGTACCAGCATCGGCACCACCGACGAACTGGGCGGTCGAGCGGTTGACGACAAGTTCCATGTCAAGCATCTGCACGCCACCATTCTGCATCAGATGGGGCTGGACCCGGAAAAGCTGACGTACTTCTTTGGCGGCCTGGACAACAAGCTGGTCGGCGTCGAAGGTGCTCAGCCAATCTGGAAGGTGATGAGTTAG
- a CDS encoding tetratricopeptide repeat protein produces MATIEEALNTALGLHQSGQLPQAETIYRRILEVQPQHASTLHLLGAACLQQRRATDAIGFLEQAVALTPENAEGFDNLGGAYQAAERWQDSIPAFRHALQLDPANAKFHFDLGNTFKALGQQQEAIECFESAVRLNPKFLQAINNLGTTLTAVGRLDDAIATLRSALALKPDYANAQNGLGNALLDAGQGAEAIRWLKSAVALKPNEAKFHCNLGVAQKATGDPDGAYQSYQAALQLQPNMLEARKNLANLFLSQQRTSEAIREFEAAVKLAPNDAELLTSLADGYRNLEDFEEARALYANAAELEPDDGWLKLKEAFLCRGVFESEDDIHTFRNRLLQQLQVAQPGTLAHINVEFKGLMPPFGLTYHGLDDRPVKESLASLFTGSFPTASPPRGAASEKAKIGFVVTNGHQGIFLRCMAGIVDRLNRDEFEVWIVAPAVAANAIREGLTNPQTQVLELPDRYYRMVNPLRRQQFDLLYHWECGTDLLNYFLPFARLATVQCTGWGLPVTSGIPAMDFYLSNKLVELPDASAHYSEQLYLADTFLTWQEPVRIPSPLKSRAELGYRDDQHLYVCAQNLMKLHPNFDEILREILQRDSAATIVLVEAKIPALTDRLRARFENTLAGAADRVQFRPRMDFDEYLSLLSIADVALDPLYYGSGITAYEIFSCGTPLVTLPTKFRRGRFVAACYQKMGVTDCVATDEGNYVEIACRLAESPSHRAAVSASIEAHRGELFCEDAAVTEFERALNAMLKSVEPQ; encoded by the coding sequence TTGGCGACCATCGAAGAAGCACTCAACACGGCTTTGGGCCTGCATCAGTCGGGCCAACTGCCGCAGGCAGAAACCATTTACCGCCGCATTCTGGAAGTGCAGCCTCAGCATGCATCAACGCTGCACCTGCTGGGTGCGGCGTGTTTGCAGCAGCGGCGAGCTACCGATGCGATTGGATTTCTGGAACAGGCCGTCGCGCTGACACCCGAAAACGCGGAAGGATTCGACAACCTGGGTGGTGCGTACCAGGCGGCAGAACGATGGCAGGATTCTATCCCCGCGTTTCGCCATGCGCTGCAGCTTGATCCCGCCAACGCTAAGTTTCACTTCGACCTTGGCAACACCTTCAAGGCACTCGGTCAGCAGCAGGAAGCGATTGAGTGTTTTGAATCGGCCGTTCGGCTGAACCCAAAGTTTCTGCAGGCGATCAATAATCTCGGCACCACGCTCACGGCAGTTGGGCGACTGGATGATGCAATCGCCACGCTGCGATCAGCACTGGCATTAAAGCCGGATTACGCGAACGCTCAAAACGGGTTGGGGAACGCGTTACTGGATGCGGGGCAGGGGGCCGAAGCGATTCGATGGCTGAAAAGCGCCGTCGCGTTGAAACCGAATGAAGCGAAGTTTCACTGCAATCTGGGAGTCGCTCAAAAAGCGACGGGTGATCCAGACGGGGCGTATCAGTCTTACCAGGCGGCTCTGCAGTTGCAGCCAAACATGCTGGAAGCTCGCAAGAATCTCGCCAATCTGTTCCTCAGTCAACAACGTACGTCCGAAGCCATTCGTGAATTCGAGGCCGCAGTAAAGCTGGCGCCCAATGATGCGGAGCTGCTGACTTCCCTGGCAGACGGCTATCGCAATTTGGAAGACTTTGAGGAGGCTCGTGCGTTGTACGCGAACGCCGCCGAATTGGAACCGGATGACGGCTGGCTGAAGCTGAAGGAGGCGTTTCTTTGTCGCGGAGTGTTTGAATCGGAAGACGACATTCACACGTTTCGAAATCGTCTGCTGCAACAATTGCAAGTTGCGCAGCCAGGAACGTTGGCGCACATTAACGTGGAATTCAAAGGTCTGATGCCGCCGTTCGGGCTGACATATCACGGGCTGGACGACAGGCCAGTGAAAGAGTCACTTGCCAGCCTGTTTACAGGATCGTTCCCCACGGCATCGCCGCCGCGCGGTGCTGCTTCGGAAAAAGCAAAGATCGGTTTCGTTGTGACGAACGGGCATCAGGGAATTTTTCTGCGCTGCATGGCGGGCATCGTTGATCGATTGAACCGAGATGAATTCGAAGTCTGGATTGTTGCTCCTGCAGTCGCGGCGAATGCGATTCGCGAAGGGCTCACGAATCCGCAGACTCAAGTTCTGGAACTTCCTGACCGCTACTATCGGATGGTCAACCCGCTTCGTCGGCAACAGTTTGATCTGCTGTATCACTGGGAATGCGGGACAGATTTGCTGAACTACTTTCTGCCGTTTGCACGCTTGGCGACCGTGCAATGCACGGGATGGGGATTGCCGGTAACGTCCGGGATTCCGGCAATGGATTTCTATCTCAGCAATAAACTGGTCGAGCTACCCGACGCGTCTGCGCACTATTCGGAACAGCTTTACCTGGCAGACACTTTTCTTACCTGGCAGGAACCGGTCCGAATCCCATCACCGCTGAAGTCGCGTGCGGAACTCGGCTACCGCGACGACCAGCATCTTTATGTGTGTGCTCAAAACTTAATGAAGCTGCACCCGAATTTTGATGAGATTCTACGCGAGATTCTGCAGCGCGACTCGGCTGCGACAATCGTACTGGTTGAAGCAAAGATTCCAGCGCTGACGGATCGTCTGAGAGCGCGTTTCGAGAACACTCTGGCAGGTGCGGCAGATCGAGTTCAGTTTCGACCTCGAATGGACTTCGACGAATACCTCAGCCTGCTTTCAATCGCCGACGTCGCGTTGGATCCGCTTTACTATGGTTCGGGAATCACGGCATATGAAATCTTTAGTTGCGGCACGCCGCTGGTAACGCTGCCGACGAAGTTTCGACGAGGCCGTTTTGTGGCGGCGTGCTACCAGAAAATGGGCGTCACGGACTGCGTGGCGACCGATGAAGGCAACTACGTCGAAATCGCCTGTCGACTTGCCGA